Genomic DNA from Bacteroides zhangwenhongii:
GATAGATTCGTCACCTTCAGTCTCATACCAAATACCAAGTGCCTCATTCAGCTTCCAATGGATCTTTGTAGGAGATAATAGATGGATATACCCGCCACTAATACCCTTGCCGCCAAAATGTTTTTTACGTTGGTCATAAAACCAGACACTTACATAATTGGGATCAATCTCATTTAAAGTATACGAATGATTAGAAGCCCATATATACAGATTATCAGGACGAGGTTCTTTCGAAGAATCCCAGTACACAGGAAGTTCACCCCAATAATTTTCTATTATTTTTCCTTTTACGGAAAGATAATAGCCGCCATAAAGTCCGTTATATATGTCAGACCTCCCGATTTTCTGCCCTTTTTGTAATCTTATCTTAAAAATAGTATCGCTATTTTGATAAACCCAAGTACCGACATAAGCATCCAGATTCTTTGTTGGAGATACGCTTTTTTGTCCCATAAGGCTACCAGTCGTAACAACTAACAGTAATAAAATAATTTTTATTGTTTTCATAATACATTTATTTACAGTCTTTATCAATCAATTCATTGTTCTCATTCAAATCTTTGGCAATCCAGTTCTCGAAATTATTATCAATATGTTCATCTTGCATGGGACGAAACATTACAGATAGTCCGCCTTTATACATTCAAGGTCACTTTTTATAATAGTTTTCTTAGTAACCTCGGGAAGCCGATCGAAGTTTTCGGACATAGCATGTATCACCGAATCATATTTCCCATATCTGACAAAACGCATTTCAGAAATGGGAAGATGAGAAAAAACAACTTCATAAAGTGAATCTGTTTTCCGGAAATGGTCGTAATAGGCAGCATTCGGAATGATTTCTTCTTTACTTTGATGATACTGCATATTGGCAATCAGGAAACATGCCGCCTCAAATTCCTGCATATCCTTCTGCCTGAAATGATTGAGTACGCGTTCCAACTCATTACGATTATCACCGGACAACGCCAATACTTCTTCTACTTCTCTCGGATAGGGACGGCAGGACATGACAATTATCAGTATACCCGCCAAAAAGAGTGTCTGTTTCATGCTTTCAAGTATTAAATACAAGGTTCTAATTGTTGATTGCACGAAAGTATGTGACTTATAGAACAATGAATTACAGATATAAGCCAGATAATTGTAAAAATATGTTTTGATTGAATTTTACAATTAAAGGATGTCATATCTTTAAATGAACTTTACAATCTACATTGAAAGATAAAGCATAGATAATAGATATAAGTAAAAGGCTGCAAACTCTATCAAGTTTGCAGCCTTTTACACATCAAACAATACTGCCTACATTTCTATAAATTCCGAATGTCATAAGTCCCGCCCGCTTTTGTGGCAAAACTGATGAGATGTTCTCCCAGAACCTTTACTTTCACTTTCCGTCCGTCTTCCGCATTGACTGCTACCGTTCCTGCATGGTTACATTTCAAAATACATTCGCCGCCACTTCTTGATAAAATCTGCATACGGGTGATTTGCTTGTTGCTCCACTTCACGGAACAAACAAAGTTCCCACGAGCCACCAGCCCCTTATAAGAGCCGCTTGACCATGCATCCGGCAAGGCCGGAAGAGGTTCGATATATCCTTCGTGACTTTGAAGAAGCATTTCCGCCACTCCGGCTGTTGCCCCGAAATTACCATCTATCTGGAAAGGCGGATGCACATCCCATAAATTCTCCAGTATGCCGGTTTTCAACAATTGCTGATACAATTTAAAAGCCCTGTTTCCATCCTTCGTACGAGCCCATAGGTTCAACCGGTGTGCCATTGCCCAACCTGTCGATTTATCTCCACGATTGTCCAACGTGACAATGGAAGCCTTCATCCATTCAAGAGTAGTACCATTGATAAGAGTTCCCGGATAGAGTGCACATAAGTGGGAGATATGACGATGATGTGGGTCGCCGATATCACTGTACTTCTTTTCTTCCCGATATTCCTTGATTTGTCCGGATTCTCCAATATGGATAGCATCCAATTTGCCGATTTGCTCCTTGACAAGCCGGAGAAACGGGTCTTTGATTTTCAAGATATGTGCAGCCTTCAACACATCATTATGATTCTCGTAAATCATGCTTTGGTCGAACGTGCATCCTTTAGTCTGATAATATTCTCCCTGATGACGCTGTTCGGGCGAAGCGGACGGCTCTGCCAGTAAAAAGCCGTCGGGTGAAAGCCTCAACGTCTTGCTCAAGAATTTCGACATCCCCAAAATGGCGGGATAAGTATGTTCACGCAGGATTTTCTCGTCGCGCGTAAAGTCATAATAATCCCAAAACAGTTTCGTGGTGAATCCGCCCGTTCCCGGTCCGGAGTGTCCGCCGGGACCGGGGATGGCGAACGCATTGGCTCCCGTACCGATAGTCCATCCGTTCTCTTCCGGATCGGCAGCCAAAGCAGAAGGGTTATACTTCTTAAGATAGGCAATGGCCTTTTGATTCGCCTCCTTGCGGAACGCCTCGTTATAATCCACATATGACTCGAACAGTTCCGCAAGGTTTGTATTGAATACCGGCCAATAGTTCATCTGAATGTTGATATTATGCCAATACCCTCCTGACCATGGCGAATAATCGTACTGACTCCATACTCCTTGCAAATTAGGTGGTAACGCCCCCTTCCGCGAGGAAGCAATCAGCAGATAGCGTCCATACTGGAAAAGCAACTCTTCCAGATACCTTTTCTCCTTGCCATTCTTATAATCCAGCAACAACCGGTCGGTGGGAATATTCGACTGTTTATTTGTCAGAGACAGCTCGACGCGGCCATACAACTCTCTATAATCCTTCAGATGCTCCATCCTTAACGCAGCTTCTCCCTTTTGTATAGCTTGTGCGATGCGCCGGGTCACAGCTGCATGAGGATGTTCATTGCCAGTAAACTTATTTTCCGGTGCAAGCGTGAACAAGGTCTCGTTCAACTGGTAAGAAGTCCCGGCAGCAATCAGCAGAACGACACTATCCGCATTGTTCACCTGAATCATCCCGTGGTCTCCGTCTGCATCATTAAAAGCACTCATCATACCACCACTTGGCAACACCTTGATTTGGGCTTCGTACGGAAGACGGAAGAACTGGACTTCCCCAGTCATGGTAATCAAATCGCCTTGCGCAGACACACGTCCCGTCCGCCCGTTCTTCTCGTCATTATATTCACGCAAATAGGGAAGAACCGGCCGAAGAAGAAAAGTCACCTTTCCTGGTTTGTCCGCTTTCAGTTTGACAACAATGACATTACTGGGATAATTGGCGAAATACTCCCGCATATAATTTACACCATCGTACTCGTAACTGACCGTAGAGATAGCATCGTCAAGAGACAGCACACGACGATAGTTCATGGGAACCTGATGATGGATATCCAGGTAAATATCCGCAAAACTGGTAAGGCCTCCCCTGTTATAAGGCCCTTTGTTTCCAAGTGTTTTCTCGGTCAGTTGGATGCGTTCAGTATCCGTACGTCCGAAAACCGACGCTCCCATATATCCGTTTCCGATAGGTAGACTCCAACGCTCCCAATCTTCATCGTAAGGAAAGCCCCTGCTCTTAACACGACTCACAGAACCACTGTTAGGCGCAGGTTCATTATACCATAATACACTTTTCTTACTTTGGTTAGTCTCCACATCGGCAACTCTTTTCGAAGAGTTCTGCGCATATAGAGTGACACCTGCATAATTCATAAAGAATATGCTTATGAATACAATCAATCTCTTCATTATCCTTTTTTATAGACATTATTTAATACAAAGACAATACAACTTTCTGTTTCGGCAGTCCTTTCGCTTTTACTGTCAGCACCACTTTACCTGTGCCCTGATAAGCACTGCGAAGAACCACTAATGCCATTCCGTTATAAGCATTCCGTTCCAATGATTGGAAAGAAGTCAGGTCCGTAGCGTCACCATTATCCGTAGCGACAATTTCTGCCGGACCGGAGACAGAAAACTTCAAATGGTTATTTGCACGGGGAACCATACGGCCTTTAGCGTCTACAACTGTCACACGAATAAATGATAAGTCGGAACCGTCCGCTTTCAATGCGTTTTTTTCCGGAGTGACTTGTATTCTTGCCGGTTTCCCGGTTGTTTCCACCGTTTCCTCCGCCCACCTTTTCCCGTTTTTATAGGCCACCGCTTTCAGTACACCGGGCTCATAGCGCACATCCATCCATCTCAAACGATCGTAAGCATGCGATTTCTCTTTCCGTCCCAAAGACTTTCCATTCAGGAAAAGTTCCACAGTATCTCCAGAAGTATAAACATATACAGGAGTTATTTCACCGATACGATTCTCCCAATTCCAATGGGGCAGGATATGTACCGTAGGCACATCCGGACGCCAATAACTTTTATAACAGTAGTAACGGTCCTTCGGGAAACCACACAAGTCGACAATACCAAAATAAGAACTACGGGAAGGTGACTTGATTTTGCCTAATGCCTCCAATTCCTTTTTAGCTTTCTCCCGGTCTTTCGGATCGCTGAAGTTCAAAAGATTAGTCAGATCTTTATTGTAGGGCGTAGGCTCTCCCAGATAGTCGAATCCTGTCCACACAAACTCTCCGCTCATTGAAGGATATTTTTCAAGCATGACAAATTCATCTTCGGGCATACATCCCCACCCTACGGTTTTCATATCATAAGAAGAAAGCTGGAAATTCGCACGGTTATCACTGGCCCGTGTATTCACAGGAAAGAAATACTCTCCACGCGAGCTGGTGGCGGAAGAAGTCTCGCTGGCATGGTAACGACGTGTCGGATTTTGTTTCAAAAAATCGCCATACACTTTCTGATGATAGTTCTGTCCGAAAACATCCACATGATTCACAATTTCACGATACGCAATATCTCCTCGGTTGCAGCCATAGGAAGTAGGACGTGTAGGATCTTCGTCATGGCTATATGCAGTAAGCTTATGAGCTATTTCCACTCCCGTGTCAGTCGATTGGTCAGGAACCTCATTTCCCAAACTCCACATAATAACGGAAGGATGATTACGGTAATGCCTTACCAGAGAACGCATATCCGCTTCACTCCAATCATCAAACAATACACTATAATCATTTTTACGCTTGCCTTTCCGCCAGGCATCTGCCAATTCCAACTGCATAAGGAATCCCATGCGGTCACACAAAGCGACAAGTTCCGGTGCAGGCGGATTGTGGGATGTACGGATAGCGTTCGCCCCCATTTCTTTCATAATCCGCAACTGCCGCTCAGCCGCAACGATATTGAACGCAGCCCCCAAAGCCCCTAAGTCATGGTGCATACATACTCCTTTTATGGGAACTTTTCTGCCA
This window encodes:
- a CDS encoding DUF6705 family protein, with the translated sequence MKTIKIILLLLVVTTGSLMGQKSVSPTKNLDAYVGTWVYQNSDTIFKIRLQKGQKIGRSDIYNGLYGGYYLSVKGKIIENYWGELPVYWDSSKEPRPDNLYIWASNHSYTLNEIDPNYVSVWFYDQRKKHFGGKGISGGYIHLLSPTKIHWKLNEALGIWYETEGDESITDAERQPIGFSVPDNVIMMKE
- a CDS encoding glycoside hydrolase family 95 protein; amino-acid sequence: MKRLIVFISIFFMNYAGVTLYAQNSSKRVADVETNQSKKSVLWYNEPAPNSGSVSRVKSRGFPYDEDWERWSLPIGNGYMGASVFGRTDTERIQLTEKTLGNKGPYNRGGLTSFADIYLDIHHQVPMNYRRVLSLDDAISTVSYEYDGVNYMREYFANYPSNVIVVKLKADKPGKVTFLLRPVLPYLREYNDEKNGRTGRVSAQGDLITMTGEVQFFRLPYEAQIKVLPSGGMMSAFNDADGDHGMIQVNNADSVVLLIAAGTSYQLNETLFTLAPENKFTGNEHPHAAVTRRIAQAIQKGEAALRMEHLKDYRELYGRVELSLTNKQSNIPTDRLLLDYKNGKEKRYLEELLFQYGRYLLIASSRKGALPPNLQGVWSQYDYSPWSGGYWHNINIQMNYWPVFNTNLAELFESYVDYNEAFRKEANQKAIAYLKKYNPSALAADPEENGWTIGTGANAFAIPGPGGHSGPGTGGFTTKLFWDYYDFTRDEKILREHTYPAILGMSKFLSKTLRLSPDGFLLAEPSASPEQRHQGEYYQTKGCTFDQSMIYENHNDVLKAAHILKIKDPFLRLVKEQIGKLDAIHIGESGQIKEYREEKKYSDIGDPHHRHISHLCALYPGTLINGTTLEWMKASIVTLDNRGDKSTGWAMAHRLNLWARTKDGNRAFKLYQQLLKTGILENLWDVHPPFQIDGNFGATAGVAEMLLQSHEGYIEPLPALPDAWSSGSYKGLVARGNFVCSVKWSNKQITRMQILSRSGGECILKCNHAGTVAVNAEDGRKVKVKVLGEHLISFATKAGGTYDIRNL
- the galB gene encoding beta-galactosidase GalB gives rise to the protein MKNILFFISLLLIEWQISYAGELPVRERININRDWRYQEHDPQEVDSALHYTRLKPYLLPCANDFILFGKKHIRPKGNPGNEIAYVKPDFDDSNWRQLNLPHDWAIEGPFNIDYDGATGKLPYWGIRWYRKTIDLPQEDKGKQIYLDIDGAMSYASVWCNGNYVGGWPYGYTSFRLDLTPYLKAGQRNVLAIRLDNPNDASRWYPGGGIYRNVWLVKTSPVHVSQWGTFVRNVNVTKEKATMEMSVRMENHTNKDVRVAVQTSVYLQDKDGIPVGKEVADFRNEEIIVRKKSKITTAARFCVKNPQLWDIDAPDCYVAVSRIMVGGKEIDRYETSFGIRNAEFTLENGFMLNGRKVPIKGVCMHHDLGALGAAFNIVAAERQLRIMKEMGANAIRTSHNPPAPELVALCDRMGFLMQLELADAWRKGKRKNDYSVLFDDWSEADMRSLVRHYRNHPSVIMWSLGNEVPDQSTDTGVEIAHKLTAYSHDEDPTRPTSYGCNRGDIAYREIVNHVDVFGQNYHQKVYGDFLKQNPTRRYHASETSSATSSRGEYFFPVNTRASDNRANFQLSSYDMKTVGWGCMPEDEFVMLEKYPSMSGEFVWTGFDYLGEPTPYNKDLTNLLNFSDPKDREKAKKELEALGKIKSPSRSSYFGIVDLCGFPKDRYYCYKSYWRPDVPTVHILPHWNWENRIGEITPVYVYTSGDTVELFLNGKSLGRKEKSHAYDRLRWMDVRYEPGVLKAVAYKNGKRWAEETVETTGKPARIQVTPEKNALKADGSDLSFIRVTVVDAKGRMVPRANNHLKFSVSGPAEIVATDNGDATDLTSFQSLERNAYNGMALVVLRSAYQGTGKVVLTVKAKGLPKQKVVLSLY